The following nucleotide sequence is from Deinococcus aerophilus.
CTTTTGGCGACGGGTCGTCAATGCGGCTGTAGGTGCGGGCGTGCAGCAGCAGTTCTCGCAGGCCGACTTCGCGCACGGCGCCGCCGTTCAAGGGGCGGACGGGAATCCAGGGTTCGTGCAGCAGGTTGAAGGTGGGGGGGCTGTTCACAGGGTGGTCCTCATGAATCCTCCGGTGGGTCAGGCGGTGTTGCGGGCGGGTGGGGTGTCGTAGCGGGCGAGGGTTTCGCGCAGTTCGGCGAGCCACGCCTCGCGG
It contains:
- a CDS encoding type I-E CRISPR-associated protein Cse1/CasA translates to MARRTARNPRPLRHPTRPQHRLTHRRIHEDHPVNSPPTFNLLHEPWIPVRPLNGGAVREVGLRELLLHARTYSRIDDPSPKETPPDALAPLTRRPAEYGGGWTSRPR